Proteins from one Halopseudomonas pelagia genomic window:
- the dctP gene encoding TRAP transporter substrate-binding protein DctP, producing the protein MILRNGLIAGAVILLAACGSDEQETAATAPETATPETEEVEVTTWGFGLEEIEGSVQYEYGEKFAELINEKSDGEIEVKLYPYGQLGGLTDIYDQVQEGAIQLAFGSGFLGGTVPESQLFSLNFVLTDDEKLNTEILNDPAFRKHEDLVAAFGERNLQPLAIVPEGWQVWSANKAVRTPEDFDGMAIRVMDNRLLRETYSAYGAEPTTMEYGELFSGMQLGQLDGNIQPVFAHQEMDFYQVQDYLIFANQAQFIATFMGNKEWYDGLSDEHKDMIEETVVELVPYVHDVQTRLNTERLDIITENSDIELVYLTPEERDAFRELSIPVRDTFAEMVGERGERLMNALIEQVEAAQSGDETPSQETDAEDGMQESDESAMDEADAA; encoded by the coding sequence ATGATATTGCGTAATGGATTGATCGCCGGGGCAGTAATACTGTTAGCGGCGTGCGGATCAGATGAGCAGGAAACAGCCGCTACTGCTCCGGAGACCGCAACTCCGGAAACGGAAGAAGTTGAGGTCACCACATGGGGCTTTGGTTTGGAAGAAATCGAAGGCAGTGTGCAGTATGAATACGGCGAGAAGTTTGCCGAACTGATCAACGAGAAGTCCGATGGCGAGATCGAGGTCAAACTCTATCCTTACGGCCAGTTGGGCGGTTTGACTGACATTTATGACCAGGTTCAGGAAGGCGCTATTCAGTTAGCCTTCGGCTCTGGCTTTTTGGGCGGTACCGTTCCCGAGTCACAGCTGTTCAGCTTGAACTTCGTACTGACCGATGACGAAAAGCTCAACACCGAAATTCTCAACGATCCGGCGTTCCGCAAGCATGAAGACCTGGTTGCTGCGTTCGGCGAGCGCAACTTGCAACCACTGGCTATAGTGCCCGAGGGCTGGCAGGTATGGAGTGCCAACAAGGCTGTACGTACGCCTGAAGACTTTGACGGTATGGCAATCCGCGTAATGGATAACCGCCTGCTGCGCGAAACCTACAGCGCCTATGGTGCAGAGCCTACCACCATGGAATACGGTGAGTTGTTCAGCGGCATGCAGCTGGGTCAACTGGACGGTAACATCCAACCGGTTTTTGCCCATCAGGAAATGGACTTTTATCAGGTTCAGGATTATCTGATTTTTGCCAATCAGGCGCAGTTTATCGCTACCTTTATGGGTAACAAGGAGTGGTACGACGGTTTGTCTGATGAGCATAAAGACATGATCGAAGAGACTGTCGTCGAGTTGGTACCGTATGTACATGATGTGCAGACGCGCCTGAATACCGAGCGTTTGGATATCATCACCGAAAACAGCGATATCGAGCTGGTTTATCTGACCCCTGAAGAGCGCGATGCGTTTCGCGAGCTGAGCATTCCGGTACGTGACACCTTCGCCGAAATGGTCGGTGAGCGTGGCGAGCGTCTGATGAACGCTTTGATTGAGCAGGTTGAAGCCGCTCAGTCAGGTGATGAGACACCTTCTCAAGAGACTGACGCGGAAGATGGTATGCAGGAAAGCGATGAATCGGCAATGGATGAAGCCGACGCCGCTTGA
- a CDS encoding TRAP transporter small permease, with product MPDSDGPPATGGWNKGLIRALSLLDRVTEQIEKLILGCTVLFISGMLVVHVLARQLLSSGVTGQVELTQMCIVIMTFAGLGYGVRRARHICMSAFYDQLKGWPRKTLLITICLLTGALMFYFCWHAYEYVSAIQSRGRKSSALQIPLWIPYLIVPIGFALAGIQYWLTALRNMTSADIYRSFSEKERYDDVPDDLTT from the coding sequence ATGCCCGATTCCGACGGACCCCCGGCCACAGGCGGCTGGAACAAAGGGTTAATTCGCGCTTTAAGTTTGCTGGATCGCGTTACCGAACAGATCGAAAAACTGATCCTAGGCTGCACTGTCCTGTTTATCTCCGGGATGCTGGTAGTGCATGTGCTGGCCCGGCAGTTACTCAGTAGCGGTGTAACCGGCCAGGTAGAACTGACCCAGATGTGCATCGTGATCATGACCTTTGCCGGCCTCGGCTACGGGGTTCGACGTGCGCGGCATATCTGCATGTCAGCGTTTTATGATCAGCTCAAGGGCTGGCCGAGAAAAACGCTCTTGATCACTATCTGCCTGTTGACCGGCGCCTTGATGTTCTATTTCTGCTGGCATGCCTATGAGTATGTCAGTGCCATCCAGAGTCGCGGGCGTAAATCCTCGGCTCTGCAGATTCCGTTATGGATACCTTATCTGATAGTGCCCATTGGCTTTGCTCTGGCCGGCATTCAGTACTGGCTGACCGCATTGCGCAATATGACCTCAGCGGATATTTATCGCTCGTTCAGTGAAAAAGAGCGATATGACGACGTGCCCGACGACCTCACCACCTAA